A section of the Longibacter salinarum genome encodes:
- a CDS encoding transposase: MSPHYERYVTHYTSRRTTGWDYAGTAVYFVTICTHRLTRIFGRVRSGRMELNSVGRIVAEEWQRSEEIRDEMTLDAFIVMPDHLHGIVWMDSADDDASSPTPPTHGRASVLKKKTTGEKDEHKESEKERQLHRPARSLGSFVAGFKCAATRRINRHRDTPGASVWKRNYHDRIIRSARHLRMARQYIRDNPARWHAKRQTNG; encoded by the coding sequence ATGTCGCCGCACTATGAGCGCTACGTCACGCATTACACGTCGCGCCGAACGACGGGATGGGACTACGCCGGGACGGCTGTGTATTTCGTGACGATCTGTACGCACCGGCTGACCCGCATCTTTGGAAGGGTTCGAAGCGGGAGAATGGAGTTGAATTCGGTCGGGCGCATCGTGGCCGAGGAGTGGCAGCGGTCCGAAGAGATTCGCGACGAGATGACCCTCGACGCTTTTATTGTGATGCCGGATCACCTGCACGGCATCGTCTGGATGGACTCGGCCGACGATGACGCCTCATCTCCAACCCCACCGACGCACGGCCGTGCGTCGGTGCTCAAGAAAAAGACAACTGGGGAGAAAGATGAGCACAAAGAGAGTGAGAAAGAACGGCAACTGCATCGCCCGGCTCGTTCGCTCGGGTCGTTTGTGGCCGGATTCAAATGTGCTGCGACCCGCCGCATCAATCGGCACCGGGACACGCCTGGCGCCTCTGTTTGGAAGCGGAATTATCATGACCGAATCATTCGGTCCGCGCGTCACCTGCGCATGGCGCGCCAGTACATTCGCGACAATCCTGCTCGCTGGCATGCCAAGCGGCAGACTAACGGTTGA
- a CDS encoding MFS transporter translates to MSSSPPRLGLRENLGQFIMLVVVNAFVGGMVGLERTVLPLLAEDEFGIASRTAILSFIATFGLTKALANTVAGHLGDRYGRKRVLVAGWLVGLPVPLIVIAAPTWEWVVFANVLLGINQGLAWSMTIIMKVDLVGPKQRGLAMGLNEAAGYLAVSAAALATGYIAGAYALRPEPFYLGIGLAIIGLLASVFFVRDTSAHAKKEEADWEAVNEDDGRFEVSYAEAFRITSWRDRALFAVSQAGLINNMNDGLAWGLFPIYFATLGLPVEQIGLLTALYPAVWGLGQMGTGALSDRWGRKWMIAAGMAVQAVGLFTLIAGEAFGVLAGAMILMGAGTAMVYPTLLAAISDVAHPSWRGTSIGVYRLWRDGGYVVGALVAGITADALGMEGSIIIIGALTAASAVVVSTVMYETLSPDGRRQAREATE, encoded by the coding sequence ATGTCATCGTCGCCTCCGCGTCTCGGTTTGAGAGAAAACCTCGGGCAGTTCATCATGCTCGTGGTCGTGAATGCCTTTGTCGGAGGCATGGTTGGCCTGGAGCGAACCGTTCTTCCGCTTCTTGCCGAAGACGAGTTTGGCATCGCCTCGCGGACGGCCATCCTGTCGTTTATCGCGACGTTCGGGCTCACGAAGGCCCTGGCCAACACCGTAGCGGGGCATCTGGGCGACCGGTACGGGCGGAAGCGGGTGCTGGTGGCGGGGTGGCTGGTCGGGCTGCCCGTTCCACTGATCGTTATTGCCGCGCCGACGTGGGAGTGGGTCGTATTTGCCAACGTCCTTCTCGGCATCAACCAGGGGCTGGCGTGGTCGATGACGATCATCATGAAGGTGGACCTCGTCGGGCCGAAGCAGCGCGGACTTGCGATGGGGCTGAATGAAGCGGCGGGCTATCTCGCGGTGTCGGCAGCGGCCCTGGCGACGGGCTACATTGCCGGTGCGTACGCCCTGCGACCGGAGCCCTTCTACCTCGGCATTGGACTGGCTATCATCGGATTGCTCGCGTCGGTGTTCTTCGTCCGGGATACGTCCGCCCACGCCAAAAAAGAGGAGGCAGACTGGGAGGCTGTGAACGAAGACGACGGGCGCTTCGAGGTGTCGTATGCTGAGGCCTTTCGCATCACAAGCTGGAGGGATCGTGCCCTCTTCGCGGTCAGTCAGGCCGGCCTCATCAATAACATGAACGACGGGCTGGCCTGGGGCCTCTTTCCGATTTACTTCGCCACCCTAGGGCTGCCGGTGGAGCAGATTGGTCTGCTGACGGCGCTCTACCCTGCGGTCTGGGGACTCGGACAAATGGGGACCGGTGCGCTCTCCGATCGCTGGGGACGGAAGTGGATGATTGCCGCGGGGATGGCCGTGCAGGCAGTCGGGCTGTTCACGCTGATAGCGGGCGAGGCGTTCGGCGTCCTCGCGGGTGCGATGATCCTGATGGGAGCGGGAACGGCGATGGTGTACCCGACATTGCTCGCCGCCATCAGCGACGTGGCGCATCCCTCGTGGCGGGGCACGTCGATCGGCGTGTATCGCCTCTGGCGCGACGGCGGCTACGTGGTCGGCGCGCTCGTCGCCGGGATCACGGCCGACGCGCTGGGGATGGAGGGATCCATTATCATCATCGGGGCGCTGACCGCGGCGTCCGCTGTCGTTGTGTCAACGGTGATGTACGAAACGCTATCTCCAGACGGACGTCGGCAGGCGCGAGAGGCAACCGAGTAG
- a CDS encoding SHOCT domain-containing protein has translation MFDGSHIMWGMHGFWWIFWILLIGLAIWTFVRRPGADSISTSSDETPLERLQKRYADGEISTEEYEDRKERLERDR, from the coding sequence ATGTTTGACGGGTCACACATCATGTGGGGAATGCACGGCTTCTGGTGGATCTTCTGGATCTTGCTCATCGGTCTGGCGATCTGGACGTTTGTCCGGCGCCCCGGGGCCGACAGCATATCGACGTCATCCGACGAGACCCCGCTCGAGCGACTTCAAAAGCGGTATGCCGATGGCGAGATCTCGACCGAGGAATACGAAGATAGAAAGGAACGTCTCGAGCGCGATCGGTAA
- a CDS encoding DUF302 domain-containing protein encodes MTTQTAYYYTREIDLPIDEAEERVREALSEEGFGVLTEIDIKATLKKKLDADFHPYKILGACNPPAAYEALQAEDKIGTMLPCNVILQEKDGHTEVAAVDPVASMQAVDNPDLEPIATKIRDKLRSVLDRL; translated from the coding sequence ATGACGACCCAGACGGCATATTACTACACCCGCGAAATCGACCTTCCCATCGATGAAGCCGAGGAACGTGTCCGTGAAGCGTTGTCCGAGGAAGGCTTCGGCGTACTGACGGAAATCGACATCAAGGCGACGCTCAAGAAGAAGCTGGATGCTGATTTTCACCCGTACAAAATTCTGGGCGCCTGCAACCCACCGGCGGCCTACGAGGCTCTGCAGGCGGAAGACAAGATCGGCACGATGCTCCCATGCAACGTCATCCTGCAGGAGAAGGACGGACATACGGAAGTCGCTGCCGTGGACCCCGTCGCGTCCATGCAGGCCGTCGACAACCCGGATCTCGAGCCGATCGCCACGAAAATCCGTGACAAACTTCGCTCGGTGCTCGACCGCCTGTAA
- a CDS encoding copper-translocating P-type ATPase: MTDTSSPHAVSHAEQEGSEHSASGGYSHHDHAAGDYGDGDHGDGGGHSHHEHHAAMVKDYRRRFFVSLAVTVPILVLSPMIQSFLGWEGALAFPGDIWVLLGLSTVVYSYGGWPFLTGLVDELKEKEPGMMTLVGLAVSVAYIYSAAVALGVAGKMFFWETATLIDLMLVGHWIEMRSVMGASRALEELARLMPNTAHRITESGDTEEIKIADLRPGDRIRVKSGEKIPADGSVIEGRSSINESMLTGESVPVEKTDGDDVIAGSVNGTGSLVVEVTKTGEDSYLNQVISLVREAQASQSRTQNLADRAASWLTLIAITAGGLTFGIWFGAVDETFVFSLERAVTVMVITCPHALGLAIPLVVAVSTGIGAQRGLLIRDRSAFERARDLDTVVFDKTGTLTEGRFGVTDILVFGDASETEVLRLAAAVERHSEHPIAAGVLRSAEDRGIDIPDATDFEAITGKGVHATVEGAEIRVLSPVAAETETDLPEHDAASLGEQGKTVVYVLRGDTPIGALALADVIRSESKEAIQTLHDLGIDVVMLTGDNERVANWVAAEIGVDRVIAEVLPDQKNDVIEELKASGRIVAMTGDGVNDAPALASADVGMAIGAGTDVAAETADIVLVDSDPRDAVNVIRLARSTYQKMVQNLWWATGYNVVAIPLAAGVGVSFGLLLSPAAGAVLMSLSTVIVAVNARFLSLD, from the coding sequence GTGACCGATACGTCTTCACCGCACGCCGTGTCGCATGCTGAACAGGAGGGGTCCGAGCATTCCGCCTCCGGTGGCTATTCTCACCACGATCATGCCGCCGGCGACTACGGCGACGGCGACCATGGCGACGGCGGGGGGCATTCGCACCACGAACATCACGCGGCGATGGTGAAGGACTACCGTCGCCGCTTCTTCGTGAGTCTGGCGGTCACGGTGCCGATCCTCGTCTTAAGCCCGATGATCCAGTCGTTTCTCGGCTGGGAGGGCGCGCTCGCCTTCCCTGGCGACATCTGGGTCCTGCTCGGCCTGTCGACCGTCGTCTACAGCTATGGCGGCTGGCCCTTTCTAACGGGGCTCGTCGACGAACTGAAGGAGAAGGAGCCGGGCATGATGACGCTGGTCGGCCTCGCTGTCAGCGTTGCCTACATCTACAGCGCGGCGGTGGCCCTCGGCGTCGCGGGCAAGATGTTCTTCTGGGAAACCGCCACGCTGATCGACCTGATGCTGGTCGGCCACTGGATCGAGATGCGCTCCGTGATGGGCGCGAGCCGCGCGCTGGAGGAGCTGGCTCGGCTGATGCCGAACACGGCACACCGGATCACCGAGAGCGGGGACACGGAAGAGATCAAGATCGCGGACCTGAGACCCGGCGACCGGATCCGCGTCAAGTCGGGCGAAAAGATCCCGGCCGATGGCTCGGTGATCGAGGGCAGGTCGAGTATAAACGAAAGCATGCTCACCGGTGAGAGCGTGCCCGTCGAGAAGACGGACGGAGACGACGTCATCGCGGGATCCGTCAACGGCACCGGATCGCTCGTCGTCGAGGTCACGAAGACCGGTGAAGACAGCTACCTCAACCAGGTCATCTCGCTCGTCCGCGAGGCGCAGGCGTCGCAGAGCCGCACGCAAAATCTGGCCGACCGCGCCGCCTCCTGGCTCACGCTCATAGCGATCACGGCCGGCGGCCTCACATTCGGCATCTGGTTTGGCGCGGTGGACGAGACGTTCGTGTTCAGTCTCGAGCGAGCGGTCACCGTCATGGTCATCACCTGCCCGCACGCACTTGGGCTGGCCATCCCGCTCGTCGTGGCGGTCAGCACGGGCATCGGAGCCCAGCGCGGTCTCCTGATTCGCGACCGAAGCGCCTTCGAGCGCGCCCGCGACCTGGACACGGTCGTCTTCGACAAAACAGGTACGCTGACAGAGGGACGCTTCGGTGTAACCGACATTCTTGTCTTCGGCGACGCCTCGGAGACGGAGGTCCTCCGCCTCGCCGCGGCGGTCGAAAGACACAGCGAGCATCCGATCGCCGCCGGCGTCCTGCGCTCGGCAGAAGATCGCGGCATCGACATACCGGATGCAACCGACTTCGAGGCGATCACGGGCAAGGGCGTGCATGCCACGGTCGAGGGTGCCGAGATTCGCGTGCTCAGTCCGGTAGCGGCCGAGACGGAAACCGACCTTCCGGAGCATGACGCTGCCTCGCTCGGCGAGCAAGGGAAAACGGTCGTCTACGTCCTCCGCGGCGACACACCCATCGGCGCACTGGCGCTCGCAGACGTCATCCGCTCAGAATCGAAGGAAGCCATCCAAACGCTCCACGACCTCGGCATCGACGTGGTGATGCTGACGGGCGACAACGAGCGCGTCGCGAACTGGGTCGCCGCCGAGATCGGGGTCGACCGCGTCATCGCGGAGGTCCTTCCCGATCAGAAGAATGATGTCATTGAGGAACTGAAAGCCAGCGGTCGGATCGTGGCGATGACCGGCGACGGCGTCAACGATGCACCGGCCCTTGCCTCCGCCGATGTGGGGATGGCGATCGGTGCCGGCACGGATGTCGCTGCCGAAACCGCCGACATCGTGCTGGTCGACAGCGACCCGCGCGACGCGGTCAACGTCATCCGCCTCGCCCGCTCGACCTACCAGAAGATGGTCCAGAACCTGTGGTGGGCGACGGGCTACAACGTCGTCGCAATCCCCCTTGCGGCGGGCGTCGGCGTATCGTTCGGCCTCCTCCTCAGTCCGGCGGCCGGGGCGGTGCTGATGAGCCTGAGCACGGTGATCGTCGCTGTCAACGCACGCTTCCTCAGCCTCGATTAG